Proteins co-encoded in one Microbacterium hydrocarbonoxydans genomic window:
- a CDS encoding polyprenyl synthetase family protein → MTSSRVAPGSRLASRLGFSDRIFIGTAGRRIAQAIEDGLEKVETGLADDVRVADPLADAASRYLYEAGGKRIRPVLTLLAAQLGDGNTEQVIDVAKALEITHLGSLYHDDVMDGADRRRGVPAAQTVWGNNIAILTGDILFSRASQLMSRLGERAIRLQADTFERLVLGQMHETIGAQPGDDPIEFYIQVLADKTGSLIAAATQGGVIFSNAPSEYEEPLRVYGEKIGVAFQLLDDVIDLSAKPEDTGKVPGTDLRAGVPTMPYLLLKAETDAASIDLASRIDDGVARIAAGEDASILDGPLTELRDHAGTQKTLALAHSWTQDAIDALAPLPRGTVREALTRFAETLVERSS, encoded by the coding sequence GTGACTTCGAGCCGCGTAGCCCCGGGTTCGCGACTGGCGAGCCGTCTCGGTTTCAGCGACCGTATCTTCATCGGCACCGCAGGCCGGCGCATCGCTCAGGCGATCGAAGACGGTCTCGAGAAGGTCGAGACCGGGCTCGCCGATGACGTGCGCGTCGCCGACCCGCTGGCCGATGCCGCGAGCCGCTACCTGTACGAGGCCGGCGGCAAGCGCATCCGTCCGGTGCTCACGCTGCTCGCTGCGCAGCTCGGCGACGGCAACACCGAGCAGGTGATCGATGTGGCCAAGGCTCTCGAGATCACGCACCTCGGCTCGCTCTACCACGACGACGTCATGGACGGTGCCGACCGCCGTCGTGGTGTTCCCGCCGCGCAGACGGTGTGGGGCAACAACATCGCCATCCTCACCGGCGACATCCTCTTCTCGCGCGCGAGCCAGCTGATGAGCCGCCTGGGCGAGCGCGCGATCCGTCTGCAGGCAGACACGTTCGAGCGTCTGGTCCTCGGGCAGATGCACGAGACCATCGGCGCCCAGCCCGGCGACGACCCGATCGAGTTCTACATCCAGGTGCTCGCCGACAAGACCGGCTCGCTCATCGCGGCGGCCACGCAGGGCGGCGTGATCTTCTCCAACGCACCCTCGGAGTACGAAGAGCCGCTGCGCGTCTACGGCGAGAAGATCGGCGTCGCGTTCCAGCTGCTCGACGACGTGATCGATCTCTCGGCCAAGCCCGAGGACACCGGCAAGGTTCCCGGCACCGACCTGCGCGCGGGCGTGCCGACCATGCCGTACCTGCTGCTCAAGGCCGAGACGGATGCCGCGTCGATCGACCTCGCGTCGCGCATCGACGACGGTGTCGCCCGTATCGCCGCAGGCGAGGATGCGTCGATCCTCGACGGACCGCTCACCGAGCTGCGCGATCACGCCGGCACCCAGAAGACTCTCGCGCTCGCGCATTCCTGGACTCAGGATGCGATCGACGCGCTCGCCCCGCTTCCGCGAGGCACCGTGCGCGAGGCGCTCACGCGCTTCGCCGAGACCCTCGTCGAACGCTCCAGCTGA
- a CDS encoding FAD-dependent oxidoreductase, translating to MTKLRLAIVGAGPAGIYAADILLKAERKFDVSIDLFEQLPAPYGLVRYGVAPDHPRIKGIINALRDVLDRGDIRLFGNVRFGEDITLDDLKKHYNAVIFATGAIRDTTLDIPGIDAVASYGAADYVSWFDGHPDVPREWPLDAASVGVLGNGNVALDVARMLAKHAEDLLVTEVPENVYEGLKTSAVTDVHVFGRRGPAQVKFTPLELRELGELRDVDMVVYDEDFDYDEASKDAVASNKQVMVIDRILQSWRKRDSVNNAGGTASRRLHLHFWARPVEVRTDETGRVAALVYERTKPDGQGGAVGTGEMREVPLQALYRAIGYFGSPLPGVPFDKKHGVIPNREGQVLAKDSNQPVTGIYATGWIKRGPVGLIGHTKSDAMETVRHIINDQGSWWHPEDPSEEAIPALLQERGVRWTDLDGWHRLDEHEIALGAPHERARVKVVPRDEMVRVSRGE from the coding sequence ATGACCAAGCTCAGACTGGCCATCGTCGGAGCGGGCCCGGCAGGCATCTACGCCGCCGACATCCTGCTCAAGGCCGAGCGCAAGTTCGATGTCTCGATCGACCTCTTCGAGCAGCTCCCCGCGCCGTACGGCCTGGTGCGCTACGGCGTCGCGCCCGATCATCCGCGCATCAAGGGCATCATCAACGCGCTGCGTGATGTGCTCGACCGGGGCGACATCCGCCTCTTCGGCAACGTGCGGTTCGGTGAGGACATCACGCTCGACGACCTCAAGAAGCACTACAACGCGGTGATCTTCGCCACCGGCGCGATCCGCGACACGACTCTCGACATCCCGGGTATCGACGCCGTCGCCTCCTACGGCGCGGCGGACTACGTCAGCTGGTTCGACGGACACCCCGACGTGCCGCGCGAGTGGCCGCTGGACGCCGCATCGGTCGGCGTGCTCGGCAACGGGAACGTCGCTCTCGACGTCGCGCGCATGCTCGCGAAGCACGCCGAAGACCTGCTCGTCACCGAAGTCCCCGAGAACGTCTACGAGGGGCTCAAGACCAGTGCGGTCACCGATGTGCATGTCTTCGGGCGTCGCGGTCCCGCGCAGGTGAAGTTCACCCCGCTCGAACTGCGTGAGCTCGGTGAGCTGCGCGACGTCGACATGGTGGTCTACGACGAGGACTTCGACTACGACGAGGCCTCGAAAGATGCCGTCGCGAGCAACAAGCAGGTCATGGTCATCGATCGCATCCTGCAGTCGTGGCGCAAGCGCGACTCGGTCAACAACGCCGGAGGCACCGCCTCGCGTCGTCTTCACCTGCACTTCTGGGCGCGCCCGGTCGAGGTCCGCACGGACGAGACCGGCCGCGTCGCTGCACTCGTCTACGAGCGAACGAAGCCCGACGGGCAGGGCGGAGCGGTGGGCACCGGCGAGATGCGCGAGGTGCCGCTGCAGGCGCTGTACCGCGCGATCGGCTACTTCGGGTCCCCGCTTCCCGGGGTTCCCTTCGACAAGAAGCACGGCGTCATCCCCAACCGCGAGGGACAGGTGCTCGCCAAGGACTCGAACCAGCCGGTGACGGGCATCTACGCGACGGGCTGGATCAAGCGCGGTCCGGTGGGGCTCATCGGACACACCAAGTCGGATGCGATGGAGACCGTTCGTCACATCATCAACGACCAGGGCTCGTGGTGGCACCCGGAAGACCCGTCCGAAGAGGCGATCCCGGCACTGCTGCAGGAGCGCGGTGTGCGCTGGACCGACCTCGACGGTTGGCACCGTCTCGACGAGCACGAGATCGCGCTCGGTGCGCCGCATGAGCGCGCGCGGGTCAAGGTGGTCCCTCGCGACGAGATGGTGCGCGTCTCTCGCGGAGAGTGA
- a CDS encoding alpha/beta hydrolase — MADWRPDVLGDEFEQLTLQLGEDDEGPVVATLVRALPGDRNWWDRLRARRRPLDDVDVLYVHGWSDYFFQKRLARFWTTRGARFFALDLRKYGRSLRDGQTPGYITDLRAYDEDIGAALAAMGRGAQSSAPARRLVLLGHSTGGLTLSLWASRHPGTADALVLNSPWLEFQVASARPLIAPVAELQARWAPREVAPQVDLGFYTRAQQEVADPDDPVDINLAWRPAQTMAVHAGWFHAILTGHAAVAAGLAIDAPVCVLLSARSATPTRWSEDLTRTDSVLVVDDIARAALKLGPSVTVERVDGALHDVFLSRHEAREEAYRRLDRWVRGWSAAG; from the coding sequence ATGGCTGACTGGAGACCCGACGTTCTCGGCGACGAGTTCGAGCAGCTCACGCTCCAGCTCGGCGAAGACGACGAGGGCCCGGTCGTCGCGACCCTCGTGCGAGCGCTGCCGGGCGACCGGAACTGGTGGGATCGCCTGCGTGCACGTCGACGCCCGCTCGACGACGTCGACGTGCTCTATGTGCACGGGTGGTCGGACTACTTCTTCCAGAAGCGCCTCGCACGGTTCTGGACGACGCGGGGCGCTCGGTTCTTCGCGCTCGATCTGCGCAAGTACGGCCGCAGCCTGCGCGACGGTCAGACCCCCGGCTACATCACAGACCTCCGCGCCTACGACGAGGACATCGGCGCGGCGCTCGCGGCCATGGGCAGAGGCGCCCAGAGCTCCGCACCTGCGCGCCGCCTGGTGCTGCTCGGCCACTCGACCGGAGGTCTCACGCTGAGTCTGTGGGCCTCGAGACATCCGGGTACGGCGGATGCTCTGGTCCTGAACAGTCCGTGGCTGGAGTTCCAGGTGGCCTCAGCCAGGCCTCTGATCGCTCCGGTCGCGGAGCTGCAAGCGCGATGGGCCCCGCGCGAGGTGGCTCCGCAGGTCGATCTGGGCTTCTACACCCGAGCGCAGCAGGAGGTGGCGGACCCCGACGATCCCGTCGACATCAACCTCGCGTGGCGTCCTGCCCAGACGATGGCCGTGCACGCGGGGTGGTTCCACGCCATCCTCACAGGTCACGCGGCGGTGGCGGCCGGTCTCGCGATCGATGCTCCTGTATGCGTGCTGCTCTCGGCCCGCTCGGCCACTCCGACGCGATGGTCGGAGGACCTCACCCGCACCGACTCCGTGCTCGTCGTCGACGACATCGCGCGCGCCGCCCTGAAGCTCGGCCCATCCGTGACGGTCGAGCGGGTGGACGGCGCCTTGCACGACGTCTTCCTCTCCCGCCATGAGGCGAGAGAGGAAGCATATCGTCGCCTCGACCGGTGGGTCAGAGGCTGGTCAGCGGCAGGCTGA
- a CDS encoding GntR family transcriptional regulator, with protein sequence MISNSSMTSIRESKQLLAEEVFQHIGAQIVDGALEPGHRIRDVDVAEELHVSRTPVREALQRLERLGLVTMYPSRYTEVTTVTPEVVEQTLEFAGYQAGVAARMGIGRMTQDEREELADLVDRMCGAIDGADQLSEARWAVFSFLSDRSRNIQHQVLINDASMALFRNLRSWTLPEDDRERMLLIYRNFRGAVLRGDADESERLARAMYYV encoded by the coding sequence ATGATCAGCAACAGCTCGATGACGAGTATTCGAGAGAGCAAGCAACTACTGGCAGAGGAGGTCTTCCAGCACATCGGTGCGCAGATCGTTGACGGTGCACTGGAACCAGGGCATCGCATCCGCGACGTCGACGTCGCCGAAGAGCTGCACGTGTCCCGCACTCCCGTGCGTGAGGCGCTGCAACGGCTCGAGCGTCTGGGCCTCGTCACGATGTACCCGAGCAGATACACCGAGGTCACCACCGTCACACCCGAGGTGGTCGAACAGACGCTCGAATTCGCCGGCTACCAGGCGGGTGTCGCCGCGCGCATGGGCATCGGTCGTATGACACAGGACGAGCGCGAAGAGCTGGCTGATCTCGTCGATCGCATGTGCGGTGCGATCGACGGCGCCGACCAGCTGTCCGAGGCACGCTGGGCGGTCTTCTCGTTCCTCAGCGACCGCAGTCGCAATATCCAGCACCAGGTGCTGATCAACGACGCGAGCATGGCTCTGTTCCGCAACCTGCGATCGTGGACCCTCCCCGAGGACGATCGAGAACGGATGCTGCTGATCTACCGCAATTTCCGCGGAGCCGTGCTGCGGGGCGATGCAGACGAATCCGAACGTCTGGCTCGCGCCATGTACTACGTGTGA
- a CDS encoding GntR family transcriptional regulator, with amino-acid sequence MGFAGRAVDRLDDRARIRSLLDPIPAGSDFELDPTSSCGSLGSASVGNVDKRQRALLALPSGELANSSAFQVFEDMLASIYDGEIAPGDPVSENDIAKKYGVSRTPAREAIQRLRELGLVEASAGRTSRVVLVSEQTLRHALVVWEALMMAAAAETVTLIDDADLELMQASIEEFREAASRGDAGRAAQANYNLFAVLVTKSTNPLLVKSVALTVHMIRLGGLSMPRWVDANVLGAAQVALVDALRAQDVGAAKRAIQAAADFRLSPDQDHVDPFEH; translated from the coding sequence ATGGGATTCGCGGGCAGGGCAGTCGATCGTCTCGATGACCGCGCAAGGATCCGATCCCTTCTGGATCCGATCCCAGCTGGATCCGACTTCGAGCTGGATCCGACTTCGAGCTGCGGCAGTCTCGGGTCCGCTAGCGTGGGGAACGTGGACAAACGGCAGCGAGCTCTCTTGGCACTGCCGTCCGGTGAACTCGCGAACAGCTCCGCGTTCCAGGTGTTCGAAGACATGCTCGCCTCGATCTATGACGGAGAGATCGCGCCTGGCGACCCGGTCAGCGAGAACGACATCGCCAAGAAGTACGGCGTCTCCCGTACGCCGGCGCGAGAGGCGATCCAGCGGCTCAGAGAACTCGGGTTGGTCGAGGCGTCAGCCGGTCGGACTTCTCGAGTCGTGCTGGTCTCTGAGCAGACCCTCCGCCACGCTCTTGTCGTGTGGGAGGCGCTCATGATGGCCGCAGCCGCCGAAACCGTCACTCTCATCGACGACGCTGATCTTGAGCTCATGCAAGCGAGTATCGAGGAGTTTCGAGAGGCGGCAAGCCGCGGAGACGCAGGAAGGGCAGCGCAAGCGAACTACAATCTGTTCGCTGTCCTCGTCACCAAATCGACCAATCCGCTTCTTGTGAAGAGCGTCGCGCTCACCGTGCACATGATCCGGCTGGGCGGCCTGTCGATGCCCCGGTGGGTGGACGCGAACGTGCTCGGCGCCGCGCAGGTCGCACTTGTCGACGCGCTACGCGCGCAGGATGTCGGCGCCGCGAAGAGGGCGATCCAGGCCGCCGCCGACTTCCGGCTCTCGCCCGATCAGGATCACGTCGATCCCTTCGAGCATTAG
- a CDS encoding YajQ family cyclic di-GMP-binding protein has protein sequence MADSSFDIVSKVDHQEAENALNQARKEIEQRYDFKGTGASIAWSGEQILIIAGTEERAKAVLDVFQSKLIKRGISLKSLESGDPFASGKEFRIVSTLKDGISSENAKKINKIIRDEGPKGVKSQIQGDELRVQSKSRDDLQSVIALLKGADLDLDLQFINYR, from the coding sequence ATGGCTGACAGTTCCTTTGACATCGTCTCGAAAGTGGATCACCAGGAGGCCGAGAACGCCCTGAACCAGGCGCGCAAGGAGATCGAGCAGCGCTACGACTTCAAGGGCACCGGCGCATCCATCGCGTGGAGCGGCGAGCAGATCCTGATCATCGCCGGTACCGAAGAGCGTGCGAAGGCCGTGCTCGACGTGTTCCAGAGCAAGCTGATCAAGCGCGGCATCTCGCTCAAGAGCCTCGAGTCGGGCGATCCTTTCGCCAGCGGCAAGGAGTTCCGCATCGTCTCGACGCTCAAGGACGGCATCTCGTCGGAGAACGCCAAGAAGATCAACAAGATCATCCGCGACGAGGGCCCGAAGGGCGTGAAGAGCCAGATCCAGGGCGACGAGCTGCGCGTGCAGTCGAAGAGCCGTGACGACCTCCAGTCCGTCATCGCCCTCCTCAAGGGCGCCGATCTCGACCTCGATCTGCAGTTCATCAACTACCGCTGA
- a CDS encoding maltose ABC transporter substrate-binding protein: MKVNKRGIAAAGAIAIVSTLTLAGCSTGGAGDDAAESDSGSTLTVWVDAERVDALQSAADSYEEKTGVAVELVGKSVDDMKDDFIQQVPTGKGPDVVMGAHDWLGELSTNGVVAPLELGDSAADYLPVALQAATYEGTVYMLPYAVENIAVLRNADLVPAAPTGFDDMVSKGAFVVEQGTEGNPYHLYPFQTAFGAPVFGTDDSGSYDPADLQLGSEGGFAFADWLGAQGAAGTLNTDIDGEIAKQQFLDGTAAFWLTGPWNVGAAVDAGINVAIDPIPSPTGETASPFAGVKGFFVSSESKNKVAANDFLVNYLGTEEVQLALFEAGNVLPALTSAADTAASDPIIAGFQAVGADAVPMPAIPAMGSVWEFWGVAEAAIINGSDPTTTWQKLVDDVTTAIK, translated from the coding sequence ATGAAGGTGAACAAGAGGGGCATCGCCGCCGCCGGCGCCATCGCCATCGTTTCGACTCTTACGCTTGCCGGTTGCTCGACCGGCGGTGCGGGCGACGACGCGGCCGAGAGCGACAGCGGCAGCACGCTGACGGTCTGGGTAGACGCCGAGCGCGTGGACGCACTGCAGAGTGCGGCCGACTCCTACGAGGAGAAGACAGGCGTCGCCGTCGAACTCGTCGGCAAGTCGGTCGACGACATGAAGGACGATTTCATCCAGCAGGTGCCCACGGGCAAGGGCCCCGACGTGGTCATGGGGGCGCACGACTGGCTCGGCGAGCTGTCGACCAATGGTGTGGTCGCACCGCTCGAGCTCGGTGACTCCGCCGCCGACTACCTCCCCGTCGCACTGCAGGCAGCGACCTACGAGGGCACGGTGTACATGCTCCCGTACGCGGTGGAGAACATCGCGGTGCTGCGCAACGCCGACCTGGTCCCCGCCGCTCCGACGGGCTTCGACGACATGGTCTCGAAGGGCGCGTTCGTGGTCGAGCAGGGCACCGAGGGCAACCCGTACCACCTCTACCCGTTCCAGACCGCATTCGGCGCCCCGGTCTTCGGCACCGACGACTCGGGCAGCTACGACCCGGCCGACCTGCAGCTCGGCAGCGAGGGCGGCTTCGCCTTCGCCGACTGGCTCGGCGCACAGGGCGCGGCAGGCACGCTGAACACGGACATCGACGGTGAGATCGCCAAGCAGCAGTTCCTCGACGGCACCGCCGCCTTCTGGCTGACCGGTCCGTGGAACGTCGGCGCGGCCGTCGATGCGGGCATCAATGTCGCGATCGACCCCATCCCCAGCCCCACGGGCGAGACGGCCTCGCCGTTCGCCGGTGTGAAGGGCTTCTTCGTCAGCTCCGAGTCGAAGAACAAGGTCGCTGCGAACGACTTCCTCGTCAACTACCTCGGCACCGAAGAGGTGCAGCTCGCGCTGTTCGAGGCGGGCAACGTGCTTCCCGCACTCACCTCGGCTGCCGACACCGCAGCATCCGACCCGATCATCGCCGGTTTCCAGGCCGTCGGTGCTGACGCGGTGCCCATGCCCGCGATCCCCGCGATGGGATCGGTCTGGGAGTTCTGGGGTGTCGCCGAGGCGGCCATCATCAACGGCTCGGACCCGACGACGACGTGGCAGAAGCTCGTCGACGACGTGACCACCGCCATCAAGTAA